The genomic stretch atAAACCGCACacagcctcagtctccccacctgGTCTACCTCCTCACAGCAGCTCAAGCCCAAACCTAACCGCAGCCCTCTCCTGCTCAGAATCTTTCCATGGCTCTCTAGGGCCCTCAAGAAAGAGGACAAGGTCCCAAGATGGTCATTTAAGGACACTGAAGATGCAGCTATGTCCACCgctctgccccctccttccccccttcaCCCTGGAGGCCAGTCACCATAAATGACCTGTAAGAAGCTgacactcgggatccctgggtggcgcagtggtttggcgcctgcctttggcccagggcacgatcctggagactcaggatcgaatcccacgtcgggctccctgcgtggagcctgcttctccctctgcctgtgtctctgcctctctctccctctctctgtgtgactatcataaataaataaaaattaaaaaaaaaaaaaaaagaagctgacaCTCGACATGCTTTCCTACCTCCCTATGCATGCACAGTACCTTGCACAGTACCTTCTGCCTGGAGGCCTCTCATGCCCTTTTTTCCTGAATGTTATCCAGGTCCCCCTCAAATGCCCATCCCTTCTGTAACTCCCACCCGTCCTGGTAGAGGGAATGGTTTACCAGATGGCCGCATGGAAGCAAGTGCCATTACTGACAGCAGGTGGCAGCAGGTGCCACTTGGGGAGGAGGCAAATCTGGGGGCAGTGAAGAGAAAATCAGTCCTATGTAAAGAACCCAGAAGAGGACCTGGCTGAAGAAATCATCTCGGAATAACGTAGCCGGCTCTGTGGCATCATCTTTGAAGTAGCTACAGTTACTGTGGCCATTCTACAGACGAGGAAACTCAGAATCACAGAGGTGAAGTGACTGCCCGGGGTCAGAGGCAGGACACAGCCGAGCTGGGATCTGAGCCCaagcaggctggctccagagcccagtgTATGTTATGCAATTTGTCCTCGGCAAATGGGAACAGCTGTCACCATGGTGTCCCGGCTCAAAGCGGAGCCGTCGGTGCCATGCGGAACCAGGCAGGGTCCTGTCTCAGCTTCCTGCCTGCCAGGCTGCTGAGGAGGGCTCTGTTCTACAGGCCTACCCCAGGCTCTCCACACGGATCTTGCTCCATAAAGACACTTGAAGAAAACAAGTCAGGTCCACCTTCTTCCCCTGAGATGTTACcctttcttccaggaagccctccctgaccttgCAGGCTGGATTGGGCACAGTTCTGGAGCTTCCTCCACCTTAGCCCTGACCTCTCTGCCTGCACTTTCTCTAACACGCTGCTgacctctctgcctcctccactgAAGTCCCTGCCTGTCCTGGGCTGCCACTGTGGGGGGACAGGTCTGTCTTCCTCACTGGAATAGGAACCCATGAGAGCAGGGGCCAGGGCCATCTCAACCACTACTGTGTCCCTAGCACTGCCTGGCCTAGGGCCTGCGCAAAGGAGGGGGTTTGAGATAGTGAGTAGGTTCTTTCCATGTGACAGATGAGAAGACCAAAGCTCAGACAGGGGCAGCCACTTGCCCAAAGTATAGTGACCAATCAGGTGCCCGAGATGAGGTGTGAGCCCAGAACCTGCCTGAATGGGCCAGTGAAGAGTGGCTGAGTcagagaaggggggtggggacaAGACAGTGGTGGTGCCCAGTGGAGTCTGGGACAGGGAAAATGAAGGACGGACGGCTGGTGGCAATGCCCCTCGAACCCCCCTGAACCCAGGCCTGCGCTCGAGGCCGGTCCAGTATAGCAGCACCAGTCACGTGGGCCCCTGAGCAGGCCGGGTCCAGCCAGCCTCGGAGTGCCTGCCCCAGCTACCTGGGGATAGAGGCGTAGTCCGGGTGGGAGTCAGCCGTGAGCTGCTGGTGCGGTTCTGGCTGGGGCCCCACAGCGTCCACCGGGTCATCCTCACCCTCTCTGGAGCCGGCGGGACATGGGCTGGGCAACAGGATGAGCTGTGTGAGGCCGTGCAGGTCACACACGCGGCGGAAAGTGTGCAGCACCAGCATCATGGCAACCAGGCCCAGGAAGAGGTAAGCTGCGGGGagatgggggggcaggggggtgctcAGAGCCACGGGGCCGGGCCAGGCCCCCCTGAGATGCCCAGGctgtgcccccctccctgccccgggTGCCCGGCCAGCCGCCCCACTCACCTGTGACCAGCACCTTGTAAAGGGCCCGGTAGGGCTGGTTGGGGGCCTCTCCGGGCACGTAGTCGCCCAGGCCGATGGTGGACAAGGAGATGAAGCAGAAGTAGAAGGCATCCAGGAAGCTCCAGGCCTCCTCCAGGTGCGCAAAGACGGCGGCCGGCACCAGGAAGCACACGGTCAGGACGACTCCCAGCAGGGCCACCAGGTGCCAGCGGGCCGCCCGCCGGAAGTCCCAGCCCCAGCGCAGGGTGAGCCAGGACAGGGGCGCGCGGTTGAGCAGCAGCGACAGGCGCTGGGCCGAGGACGTGAGCAGCAGCATGGTGGCCGGCACGCCCAGCAGCGCGAAGGCGATGGAAAAGGCCTTGCCTGCGTCGGTCAGCGGCGTCGTGTACCCGTAGCCTGGGGGAGAAGGGGAAATCCTGTCGCCCGCCAGGCGCCTCCCAATGGGGGTCTGCGGCCACCCTAAATGACACTTAATCTCCCCCTGGAACCTGTCCCTCCCACAGTTTCTCATCCCGTGGTggcacctccaccccaccccatcctcagGCCCCGAGCCTTGTCATCCTCTCCTCTCACACCCACTTTCTGTCTGCGAGTGAATCCTGCTGTCTCAAACTTCGAGTAGCTTCTAAACCCGCTCGCGTCAACCCatcccagccccagggccccacTCTGGGCCTGTCTAGCGTagcagcctcctccctcccttctcggCTCCAGTCTATGGCCAACCCCACCACCCCCATGGCTCGAGGGACCCTGTGAACACCTGAGCAAGGTCATGATGCTCCCCCACTTAGAGCCCCCCTGTGGCTCCATCCCATTTAAGCAAAAGGACAAAGTCTCATCATGATCTATGAGCCCCACCCCCCATCCAACCAGGGcactcccacctcagggcctttgcactggcggTTCCTACCCCCCTGGCCAGCTCTTCTTCCAGGGCtggtttcctccctcccttccttccttgaggtctttgctcaaatgtcagaAATGTCAGCTTTTCACTGGGGATTTCCCTCACCACCTTATTTAAATTGTTACACCCTTttacccaactttttttttttctattttggtttgttttcagagCACGTCAATCTCCCTGCATACTATGTGGCTTACTTATTTGGTTAGTGTCCCTCTCTTCACCTAGCTGCcactccaggagggcaggggcttCTGTCTGTCTTGCTCACTGCCGTAACCCCAGTTTCTGGCACAAGGTGGGCACTTGATCAATAGTTGAAATAATCAGTGAAGGGGGCAGGCTCTAAACTTagctcagagcctcagttttcccttcTCTAAAATGGGTGTAACAAGCCCCACTGGGCTCCTGGGGGACTGTGGAAACACAGGAAGGTCAGTGTGGGTGTGAGCGCTGCAAACAGAGAGAGGATGAGGGGAATTCAGGTGCTGGGGACACCGACACACTTTGGCAAGGTGTAatttaaaatctctcttttttttctcacaaataaataaaactcaaggGTCAGAGATATGACTGGGGTAGTAAAGGCCCTGGTCTATGTTGACAGTAAAACATCCTGCCAAAAAGACCACGGGTTCAGCCCTGTGATCAATAAGAAAATATGGAAACACTGCACACAAGTGCGGGCATTCACCTGAGCCTGTTTTCTACACAAAGGATTCCTGGTGTTTATATgctcaaaagaactgaaagccgGTCCTTGAAGACATGTCCATGTTCAtgacagcattattcacagtggccaaaaggtggaagcaacccaagtgtccatcgacaggtGAATGGTAACAAAATGCGGTacgagggcacctgggtggctcagtggttgagcgcctacctccagctcaggtcgggatcccggggtcctgggatcaagtcccgcatcaggctccccacagggagcctgcttctccctctgcctgtgcctctgcctctctctctctctctgcctctcatgaataaataagtaaaatatattttttcaaacgTGGTATGtacatccaatggaatattatctagcCTTAAAAAGCAAGTTCTGAcccatgctacagcatggatgaatcctgaggacatcatgctaagtgaaacaagccagtcataaaaaaagacaaataccgtatgattccaGTTATCTGAGGCACTTCAAGTAGGCAAGtacagagaaatagaaagtagaacgGTGGTTATCAGGGGCTGGGAAGAACGGGGAATGGGGAGATACTGTTCGATGGGTATAgtttcagttctttctttttctttctttctttctttcttctttctttctttctttctttctttctttctttctttctttctttctttctttctttctttcttttaagattttatttattcattcatgagagacacagagagacaggcagagacacaggagaaggagaagcaggctccctgcagggactctgatgtggaactcgatcccggggccccaggaccactccctgggctgaaggcaggtgctaaacctctgagccacccagagatcccctttttttttttttagagagagagagagagaactcgcacacatgagtgggggaggtGGGCCCAGAGCCTGCTAGAATGGGCAAGTGAAGAGTAGCTGAGTCAGAGAAgaggcggcggggggtgggggtggacaaGGCAGTGGTGGTGCCCAGTGGAGTCTGGGACAGGGAAAATGAAGGACGGAtggctgggagagggagagagagagaatcccaagcagactctgcacccagtgcagggctcgatctcatgaccctgagaccatgtcctgagcagaaatcaagagttggctgcttaacgaactgagccatccaggcaccccagttttgaCCAatataggacttgaactcacaaccccaagagaGTTGCACactcctccctctgaccctcccctccacccatgctctctctctcttaaataaataaagtctttaaaaagaagaagaagaagaagaagaagaagaagaagaagaagaagaagcagcagcagcagcagcggatGCCTatcccctttctttcctccctcctcctgcaggcTGGAACACAGATACGAAGGCTGGAGTTGAGCAGCCATCCTGGACCATGAGATGACCTTGTGAATGGAAATTGCACAGAGGAGCACAGGGGTCTCTGACCATGCATCACCACTCTAGTCTTGGACTGACAACCTCTAATGtgagtaagaaataaactttcagggcacctaggtggctcagtggttgagcatctgcctttggctcaggtcataatcccggggtcctggcatcgagttctgcatcaggctccccacggagaggctgcttctgcctctgcctccccctgtgTGTCtcacaactaaataaataaaatatttttaaaaaagacaaataaaacttTCATCTATTTAAGCAACTGTTCATCTGACATTTATCACTTATGGCTCCGACCCTCATTAATTACAAGGATTTGGATGGAGAAACTCCAGCAGCCCAGCTGAAATGACAGGTTTGCAAATGACTTGAAAGCCTTGTAAACAGAAAAACTATAGAGTTCTCATAGAATGGAGGCTTGTGCCTCCACTGACTACCTCAAAGAGCCAAGTCCAAGTCAGGGCTTTGCCATGTATTCCCtgtttgaccttggccacatcccTTCTCCTCGCTGAGCCTTAGTTTGCCCCCTGAGTACCGCAAAATGGGCTCATAACCAATCCTTTCCTCAAGTACAACTACAATCATCAATCCTCCCAGGTTGGGCCAGAGCGCAGCACCCAGCCAGGGCATGGAAAGAGTTAAGAGGACTGTGATGCTCACTTCCCCTCCCGGGTGGGCTGACTCCTCCACTTGGGCCTTAACTGCAGTACGGCTGCGCAGATCCAGTCTAGGCCCCAGGTCTTCCTCAGAAGACACGGGCCTATGACAAATCCAGGAACACCGTGGGGAAGGTCTCTGAATCACGTCTGGTCCTTCTGCTTCTCTAGATTCATTTAGGGTGCCCGGCTTCACCAACAATAATGACAACCCAGGCTCAGTAAACCTGTTATTACCAGCACTTCACACTGATGAGGACTCCCTTCTTGACCAAACGTCAGTCATCAGTCGGGTTCCTCTGCGCGCTCCTTGATCTAGGCCCAGCTTTCCCAGGGATCCTAAGCCAACTTAGTAAGAATCTCCCTCCCCTCTATGGCACCTCCTGGTCATTCTTCTATCCACTGACCTCTCACTCCACCCTCAGCTCTAAATCTCCAGCTGCCTCCCCTATTCGGAGTCCAGGTCAGTCTCTCTTCCCTCAGCAGTAACTTCCCGTTTTTGACGAGTGTCAGAATAAACTTTTCTTCCACCCGACACACACGTATCCCCCTTCATCAGCATATGTGCTGATTAAAAGCACAGAACTCTGAGGCCTCATGGCCTCAGTTCAAATCTCTACTCTACACCTCCCTAGCTGCGTGGTCTTGGGTCAAGTGttcaacctctctgggcttcagtttctatTGCTGAAAATATAGGGCCACATGTCGTACCTACCTCACAAGGCCAGTCTCCTGACTGTTAAAGGCTGTATGTGCTGAATCTGCTACAAGTTTCACTATTACTGTGAAGGAGGGACCATTATGATCTCCATTTCAGAGCTGAGGGAGGACACCGAAGCCCAGAGGAGCAGCAGCTAAGCAGACACCCCAAACAAAGCTTTGCCTGCCTTTAGTTTGGCTTCTGCACCTGTCCTGGCTGAGACGATTTCTCAGAAGCCAGGATCTGGGAGGAGGCCGAGGGAGACGCGGATGTGACCCAGTGAGGGCCAGGAGCAGGTCGGGCAGGCCCAGCCAGCTGGGTAAAACAGAGTGGTGAGAAGCATCTGGTCCTGCTGCCTGTGGTCTTGGTTTGCTGGTCCACACAATGGGGCACCCAAAGCTAGGCCACCCACTACTTCCCACACGAGGGGGAGTTAAGAGTCTGGGCCTGTCCCCACCTCTTTCCCCACTGCAAGTCCCCCATAGAGGTGAAGGGGAAGTTTGGAAGCTAGAGAAGGGCAGCAGGAAGACCAGCGAGACCTGACAACAAAGGAATTTCCCAGGTCTGGGCACTGAAGGGGGAAGGGACTTTCAGAGTAGGGTTGTGGGGAGGAGGTCGGCTCCACTTAATGGAGGGAGGTGTTAAGGGAAGGGGATCTGGAAGGTCAATAATCTGAAATCAGAGCCCACTGTCCTGGTTTGAAATGGATCCTGGTTTGTGGctggggtcctgaggtcctgaggtcctgagtCCCGAGGAAGCAGGAGACAGGCACCAGTGCGGGCATCTTGTGGACCACAGATGGGACTGGGAGCAGAATCCTCAGGCAAGGGGGCTTCTGAGCCCCCGGATGCTTGAGGGGACCTGATGGGGGTAGACAACGCTAAGGAGATGATGGCAGGAGGTGGGTGTCCCAGGTCTTGGCTGAGAGTGTGAAGGGTTGAATGATCATGATCATGATAATGATCATGAGTGGGTACTGGGAAGGGTTCCTGGGTGCTGAGGACCTGGTGTGTCTTTGATGGAGGAGAGAATTTTGGGTCCAAAGCCAGCTGGAGCAGTGCTGGGGTGGAGAGAAAAGTCCCACTTGTGGGTCTGGAGAAGACTGAGGGGTGTCAAGTCCCCAGGAGATTCCCATTCTTAGGAAATccagggtgggcagggggggGTCACAGGACAGGGGAGAACACAGTCCCTCAGCTGGCATGCCGTGGTGGGAGGTAAAGCGGGATTCTGCTCTCAACAACAGTGTGTGTGGAGAGCACTGGGATCTCTCCCTGATAGAAGGTTCAGGTAGCTCTGGGGCTCTAACTGAGGTAGCTTAGGCTCTGCCAGGGTCCAGAGA from Canis aureus isolate CA01 chromosome 1, VMU_Caureus_v.1.0, whole genome shotgun sequence encodes the following:
- the KCNK6 gene encoding potassium channel subfamily K member 6 isoform X3 yields the protein MRRGAVLAGALAAYAVYLVLGALLVARLERPHEARLRAELETLREELLRRSPCVAAPALDAFVERVLAAGRLGRAALAHASGPANASEPAWDFASALFFASTLVTTVGYGYTTPLTDAGKAFSIAFALLGVPATMLLLTSSAQRLSLLLNRAPLSWLTLRWGWDFRRAARWHLVALLGVVLTVCFLVPAAVFAHLEEAWSFLDAFYFCFISLSTIGLGDYVPGEAPNQPYRALYKVLVTAYLFLGLVAMMLVLHTFRRVCDLHGLTQLILLPSPCPAGSREGEDDPVDAVGPQPEPHQQLTADSHPDYASIPR
- the KCNK6 gene encoding potassium channel subfamily K member 6 isoform X1, yielding MRRGAVLAGALAAYAVYLVLGALLVARLERPHEARLRAELETLREELLRRSPCVAAPALDAFVERVLAAGRLGRAALAHASGPANASEPAWDFASALFFASTLVTTVGYGYTTPLTDAGKAFSIAFALLGVPATMLLLTSSAQRLSLLLNRAPLSWLTLRWGWDFRRAARWHLVALLGVVLTVCFLVPAAVFAHLEEAWSFLDAFYFCFISLSTIGLGDYVPGEAPNQPYRALYKVLVTAYLFLGLVAMMLVLHTFRRVCDLHGLTQLILLPSPCPAGSREGEDDPVDAVGPQPEPHQQLTADSHPDYASIPRSSEIYHQPPSLPGSSRLSSLLTFTAGWGRRSLLTLQVAPV
- the KCNK6 gene encoding potassium channel subfamily K member 6 isoform X2, giving the protein MRRGAVLAGALAAYAVYLVLGALLVARLERPHEARLRAELETLREELLRRSPCVAAPALDAFVERVLAAGRLGRAALAHASGPANASEPAWDFASALFFASTLVTTVGYGYTTPLTDAGKAFSIAFALLGVPATMLLLTSSAQRLSLLLNRAPLSWLTLRWGWDFRRAARWHLVALLGVVLTVCFLVPAAVFAHLEEAWSFLDAFYFCFISLSTIGLGDYVPGEAPNQPYRALYKVLVTAYLFLGLVAMMLVLHTFRRVCDLHGLTQLILLPSPCPAGSREGEDDPVDAVGPQPEPHQQLTADSHPDYASIPRFYAFGAPGWLSS